Proteins from a genomic interval of Lysobacter stagni:
- the speD gene encoding adenosylmethionine decarboxylase — MVKPLPRLRLQGFNNLTKALSFNIYDVCFAASEDERRRYIEYIDEAYNADRLTQILTDVAEIIGANILNIARQDYDPQGASVTILISEEPVIDKKAAGKEIISDAVVAHMDKSHITVHTYPETHPDSGIATFRADIDVATCGVISPLKALNYLIESLESDIVVMDYRVRGFTRDIKGKKHFIDHKINSIQDYLAKNIKSRYEMIDVNVYQENIFHTKMHLKEFDLDTYLFEEKAKNLSFKERMKIEARLKREIEELYHGRNLAD; from the coding sequence GTGGTCAAGCCGTTGCCTCGCCTGAGGTTGCAGGGATTCAACAACCTCACCAAGGCCCTCTCGTTCAACATCTATGACGTCTGCTTCGCGGCGTCGGAGGACGAGCGTCGTCGTTACATCGAGTACATCGACGAGGCGTACAACGCCGACCGGCTGACCCAGATCCTGACGGATGTGGCCGAGATCATCGGCGCGAACATCCTCAACATCGCCCGCCAGGACTACGACCCGCAGGGCGCGTCGGTGACCATCCTCATCTCCGAGGAACCGGTGATCGACAAGAAGGCAGCTGGGAAGGAGATCATCTCCGACGCCGTCGTCGCCCACATGGACAAGTCGCACATCACGGTGCACACCTATCCGGAAACCCATCCGGACAGCGGCATCGCGACCTTCCGCGCCGACATCGACGTGGCGACCTGCGGCGTGATCTCGCCGCTTAAGGCCTTGAATTACCTGATCGAGAGCCTGGAATCCGACATCGTGGTGATGGACTACCGCGTGCGCGGTTTCACCCGCGACATCAAGGGCAAGAAGCACTTCATCGACCACAAGATCAACTCGATCCAGGATTACTTGGCGAAGAACATCAAGTCGCGCTACGAGATGATCGACGTGAACGTCTACCAGGAGAACATCTTCCACACGAAGATGCACCTGAAGGAGTTCGACCTCGACACCTACCTGTTCGAGGAGAAGGCCAAGAACCTCTCGTTCAAGGAGCGCATGAAGATCGAGGCGCGCCTGAAGCGCGAGATCGAGGAGCTCTACCACGGTCGCAACCTGGCCGACTGA